The following are encoded together in the Larus michahellis unplaced genomic scaffold, bLarMic1.1 SCAFFOLD_581, whole genome shotgun sequence genome:
- the LOC141737176 gene encoding uncharacterized protein LOC141737176 yields the protein PPSGRRRGADGAAARPESPPPRPPSWCGADRAPAPAPPRRRFGNFRKLFGYFRRGRSATSAALRRSPPPLRLFSAVSASPRLFPPLLRLFPSLFGYFRLPLGCFRLPSPLSTPPSVASGLSVTLRIFPPPPRLFPPLFRLFPPSFGSFRPPPPTRKQPRLFPEKAADRAPEPASTDAEPAPPPGDVTPKKKRKGVGEGRVPPPPPQKGGPRSPGAGGGGGGWGRGAVGQPHGKGWA from the exons GGCCGCCTTCAGGTCGGCGACGCGGAGCAGATGGAGCGGCCGCCCGTCCAGAGTCACCTCCTCCCCGTCCGCCATCTTGGTGTGGCGCCGATCGGGCcccagcgcccgccccgccccgccggcgctTCGGCAACTTCCGGAAACTCTTCGGCTACTTCCGGAGGGGGCGATCGGCAACTTCCGCCGCCCTTCGGCGCTCTCCGCCCCCCCTTCGCCTCTTTTCGGCTGTTTCCGCCTCCCCTCGGCTGTTTCCGCCCCTTCTTCGCCTCTTCCCGTCACTTTTCGGCTATTTCCGCCTCCCCCTCGGGTGTTTCCGCCTCCCTTCGCCTCTCTCCACCCCTCCTTCGGTTGCTTCCGGTCTTTCCGTGACTCTTCGGATCTTTCCGCCTCCCCCTCGGCTCTTTCCGCCTCTCTTTCGGTTATTTCCGCCCAGTTTCGGCtccttccgccccccccccccgacccggAAGCAGCCCCGGCTCTTCCCGGAGAAGGCCGCGGACCGCG CCCCCGAACCCGCCTCCACTGACGCCGaaccggccccgccccccggtgACGTCacgcctaaaaaaaaaagaaagggggtgggggaggggcgtgtccccccacccccaccccaaaaagggGGACCCCGGAGTCcaggcgctgggggggggggggggggt tgGGGCAGAggcgctgtggggcagccccacggcaaGGGCTGGGCTTAA